One genomic region from Haladaptatus caseinilyticus encodes:
- a CDS encoding bacterio-opsin activator domain-containing protein, whose product MILDEECRNEPRILYIGAGKIGIETDIERAMNANEIPDDLETIDCVVCEHSPPRYDALSLLDAVRADDSSLPVLVLTTDERVIRDAIEAGATDCAHPDCPELLTYRIDALVDRRQNRHESLQTETPPGEPSDAIIEISTNGIIEHASDGVERIFGYDPDTLRGRSLAELIPARSQSGPSDSFIQSIETDGKQVDLDRVETFARHRAGHEMPVEISSRSKSRRDGCNSTIIIRDISKRKAMKSKLEASRERYRKLIETTPEAILVADAETGSIIDANPAAESLLDRPKDEICGMHQTEIHPVERRAYYRDMFEQHAKHGGITKNATGLEIARPDGSEIPVEVSSNVTKIDGRRIIHATFKDVSDRTEREQTLDTLRSATRDLMAAETKAEICEIAVAAADETLGFPLTAVYLSDEKTRTLRPVATTESTSEILDRMPTFEAESSLTWSVFESGEFAVFEGVNNELGACDSETTIEKELVFPLDDHGVFLLGSQRAAELDEFVLDFAEILAANVQSALDRAEREEALSTHRKELEELNRINAVIRDVDRTLVQATTREEIERAVCNRLATVEPYEFTWVGEYDASAEAVSLVAHADKGIDNAYFEPETEPSEPVQEPAMKALETHDVVLAENVTASASFDPWRDEATDRELRSLAAIPIRYDETCYGVLVIHANRTEAFDDRERAVLAELGETVGLALAGVESRNALVSDSVVEVEIESRDSDDFFVQVPKEVDCEFILHGITVSTDGSPLAFVTATDVSAETVLEQANRFDAILDAQLIHEGDDGCLFRFTHVGLTTLITTLADRGATIDRAEADEEGANATVELPTGTRIRQVIEEFRKALPDARLVAQREQDRVEPTPTEFRPTLDESLTDRQWSALETAYLAGYFEWPRISTGEEVASSLDVTPPTFHQHLRRAQAKMVETFFDR is encoded by the coding sequence ATGATCCTTGATGAAGAATGTAGGAATGAGCCACGAATCCTCTACATTGGTGCCGGGAAAATAGGTATTGAGACGGACATCGAGCGAGCGATGAATGCGAACGAAATCCCCGACGATCTCGAAACGATCGATTGCGTCGTCTGCGAGCATTCCCCCCCTCGATACGACGCACTTTCCCTCCTCGATGCGGTTCGTGCCGACGACTCGTCGCTTCCAGTTCTCGTTCTCACCACCGACGAGAGGGTAATACGCGATGCAATCGAAGCCGGTGCGACCGATTGCGCTCATCCGGACTGTCCGGAGCTACTGACATATCGAATCGACGCCCTCGTCGATCGACGCCAGAACCGGCACGAGTCGTTACAAACCGAAACACCACCCGGTGAACCGTCGGACGCAATTATCGAGATAAGCACGAATGGAATCATCGAGCACGCAAGCGATGGAGTCGAACGGATCTTCGGATACGACCCGGATACCCTCCGCGGACGTTCGCTTGCGGAGTTGATACCCGCACGATCGCAATCGGGACCCAGCGACTCCTTCATACAGTCCATCGAAACTGATGGGAAGCAGGTCGATTTGGACCGCGTCGAAACGTTTGCTCGGCATCGAGCTGGTCATGAGATGCCCGTCGAGATATCATCCCGGAGTAAATCCCGAAGAGATGGATGTAATAGTACCATCATCATCCGAGATATCTCGAAGCGGAAAGCGATGAAATCGAAACTCGAAGCCTCACGTGAACGATACCGGAAACTGATCGAAACGACCCCGGAAGCGATACTCGTCGCCGACGCGGAGACGGGATCTATAATCGACGCGAACCCGGCGGCAGAATCCCTTCTCGACCGCCCAAAGGACGAAATTTGCGGGATGCATCAAACCGAAATACACCCCGTCGAACGTCGCGCGTACTATCGAGACATGTTCGAACAGCATGCGAAGCACGGTGGTATTACGAAGAACGCAACCGGCCTCGAAATAGCCAGACCCGACGGTTCGGAGATACCGGTCGAAGTCAGTTCGAACGTTACAAAGATCGACGGACGGCGGATCATTCACGCGACGTTCAAGGACGTTTCTGATCGAACCGAACGCGAACAAACTTTGGATACGCTTCGGTCAGCGACGCGTGACTTGATGGCGGCGGAGACGAAGGCTGAAATCTGTGAAATCGCGGTCGCTGCGGCGGACGAAACACTCGGATTTCCGCTCACCGCAGTCTATCTCAGCGATGAAAAAACACGTACGCTTCGTCCCGTCGCAACGACCGAGAGTACCAGCGAGATACTGGATAGAATGCCTACGTTCGAGGCGGAAAGCTCGTTGACGTGGTCCGTGTTCGAATCGGGGGAGTTCGCCGTCTTCGAAGGCGTCAACAACGAACTGGGAGCGTGCGATTCGGAGACGACGATCGAGAAGGAACTCGTCTTCCCGCTCGACGACCACGGTGTATTCCTCCTCGGGTCACAGCGTGCGGCGGAACTCGACGAGTTCGTCCTCGATTTCGCCGAAATTCTGGCAGCCAATGTACAATCAGCACTCGATCGTGCGGAACGCGAAGAGGCGCTTTCGACGCACAGGAAGGAGTTAGAGGAACTCAATCGCATCAATGCAGTCATCCGTGACGTCGATCGAACGCTGGTTCAGGCCACGACACGTGAGGAAATCGAACGGGCAGTTTGCAATCGGTTGGCGACGGTCGAACCGTACGAGTTCACGTGGGTCGGCGAGTACGATGCCAGCGCAGAAGCCGTCAGTTTAGTGGCACACGCCGACAAAGGGATCGACAACGCGTATTTCGAACCGGAAACCGAACCGAGCGAACCGGTTCAGGAACCCGCGATGAAGGCGTTAGAAACTCACGATGTCGTACTGGCCGAGAACGTCACAGCTAGTGCATCGTTCGACCCGTGGCGGGACGAAGCGACTGATAGGGAGTTGCGGTCGCTCGCCGCGATCCCTATTCGGTACGACGAAACGTGTTACGGCGTCCTCGTCATCCACGCGAATAGAACCGAAGCATTCGATGACCGGGAGCGGGCGGTGCTTGCCGAACTCGGCGAAACCGTTGGCCTCGCCCTTGCAGGAGTCGAAAGCAGGAATGCGCTCGTCTCCGATAGCGTGGTCGAAGTCGAAATCGAATCGAGGGACTCGGACGACTTCTTCGTCCAAGTCCCGAAGGAGGTCGACTGTGAATTTATCCTGCACGGGATCACGGTTTCGACGGACGGGTCGCCCTTGGCGTTCGTGACCGCGACGGATGTCTCCGCCGAGACCGTCCTCGAACAGGCAAACAGATTCGATGCGATACTCGATGCGCAACTCATTCACGAGGGAGACGACGGATGCCTGTTCCGATTCACCCACGTCGGACTAACGACACTCATCACAACGCTCGCCGACCGAGGGGCAACAATCGACCGCGCGGAAGCCGACGAGGAGGGAGCAAACGCAACCGTCGAACTACCGACAGGAACGCGCATCCGGCAGGTCATCGAGGAATTTCGGAAGGCGTTGCCGGATGCGCGTCTGGTCGCGCAGCGTGAACAGGACAGAGTGGAACCGACTCCCACGGAGTTCCGACCGACGCTCGACGAGTCACTAACCGACCGTCAGTGGTCGGCGCTAGAGACGGCCTATCTCGCGGGATATTTCGAATGGCCTCGAATCAGCACGGGCGAGGAAGTAGCATCGTCGCTCGACGTAACTCCGCCGACGTTTCACCAACATCTCCGACGAGCACAGGCGAAAATGGTCGAAACGTTCTTCGATCGGTGA